In the Candidatus Methylomirabilota bacterium genome, one interval contains:
- a CDS encoding glycosyltransferase family 2 protein, translated as MGDSVRRAGGPRVSVVIPALNEEAAIGSVVDEVPRRWAGEIIVVDNASTDRTAEIAAAAGARVVREARRGYGSACLAGARAAIDADILVFLDGDRNEDPREMDRVLAPILAGEAHLVIGSRVRSGAPAALTLQQRVGNRVVTTLLRVLYGLRLTDIGPFRAISARVLHDLGMEHPTYGWPVEMIVKAARRGYRIVEVPVSCRPRVGRSKVAGTLRGSVLAGYHLLVTTVRYAWRR; from the coding sequence ATGGGGGACAGTGTGCGGCGAGCCGGCGGCCCGCGGGTCAGCGTCGTCATCCCCGCCCTGAACGAGGAGGCGGCCATCGGTTCCGTGGTCGACGAAGTGCCCCGCCGCTGGGCGGGCGAGATCATCGTCGTGGACAACGCAAGCACGGATCGCACGGCAGAGATCGCCGCCGCCGCTGGTGCCCGCGTGGTGCGCGAGGCCCGGCGCGGCTACGGGTCGGCCTGTCTGGCCGGGGCGCGAGCGGCCATCGACGCCGACATCCTCGTGTTTCTGGACGGCGATCGCAACGAGGACCCTCGCGAAATGGACCGCGTGCTCGCTCCGATCTTGGCCGGCGAGGCGCACCTCGTGATCGGCTCGCGGGTGCGGAGCGGGGCCCCCGCCGCCCTCACGCTCCAGCAGCGGGTGGGCAACCGCGTGGTCACGACATTGCTGCGCGTGCTCTACGGTCTGCGGCTCACCGACATCGGCCCCTTCCGCGCGATCTCGGCACGCGTGCTCCACGACCTCGGCATGGAGCACCCGACCTACGGCTGGCCCGTCGAGATGATCGTCAAAGCGGCGCGGCGCGGCTATCGCATCGTCGAGGTCCCGGTGAGCTGTCGGCCCCGGGTCGGCCGTTCCAAGGTCGCCGGCACCCTGCGGGGGAGTGTTCTGGCCGGCTACCACCTGCTCGTCACCACCGTGCGCTACGCCTGGAGGCGTTGA
- a CDS encoding methyltransferase domain-containing protein yields the protein MVLALLLALALASACQRTGSGTQDGPHFPVPDRPVASIISAAYSDEATRDAHGEAERVMDRLGIAPGARVADIGAGDGYYTIRLARRLGSSGRIYATDVEADHLKRLEERLEREAIREVTVILGGAGDPNLPPGSIDVALLAHVYHEIVRPYEFMYRLHAALAPHARVGIVEVDRPTQDHGTPAALLRCELGAVGYRLSALTSLAPADGYLAIFVPPHVLPRPDAIRPCRQ from the coding sequence ATGGTCCTCGCGCTGCTCCTTGCTCTGGCCCTGGCCTCGGCCTGCCAGCGGACCGGCTCGGGAACCCAGGACGGCCCGCACTTCCCCGTTCCCGACCGGCCGGTCGCCAGCATCATCTCGGCTGCGTACTCCGACGAGGCCACCCGCGACGCCCATGGCGAAGCCGAGCGGGTCATGGACCGGTTGGGCATCGCTCCCGGCGCGCGGGTGGCCGACATCGGCGCCGGCGACGGCTACTACACGATCCGGCTCGCTCGGCGCCTGGGCTCCTCGGGGCGAATCTATGCCACCGACGTCGAGGCCGACCATTTGAAGCGGCTCGAGGAGCGGCTGGAGCGGGAGGCGATCCGCGAGGTTACGGTGATCCTCGGTGGAGCCGGAGACCCGAACCTGCCCCCCGGCTCCATCGACGTGGCCCTCCTCGCGCACGTGTACCACGAGATCGTGCGCCCGTACGAGTTCATGTACCGCCTGCACGCGGCACTGGCCCCGCACGCACGGGTCGGGATCGTCGAGGTGGACAGGCCGACGCAGGATCACGGAACGCCGGCGGCGCTCCTCCGGTGTGAGCTCGGTGCCGTCGGATATCGTCTGTCGGCGCTCACCTCGCTCGCGCCGGCGGACGGGTACCTCGCGATCTTCGTCCCCCCGCACGTCCTCCCCCGGCCCGACGCGATTCGACCCTGTCGGCAGTGA